From the genome of Oryza glaberrima chromosome 1, OglaRS2, whole genome shotgun sequence:
TGAACTGACCGCACAAGGAGACCAAGACTTACTTTGGAAGAGCTGCGACAAACCTATACTCGAACTCTGACTAGACTTGATCGAAGACTACCAAGGGATTAATATATGAACGAGTCCCCCCAATTACGATTTACGAGGGGACCTAGTGATACCAATCTATGGCCCccaagagagaaggaaaaacatTTCAACAGAATACTGAATAATCCACAATAGAGCCAAGCGAATCCAAGACAATCCTCAAGATTTCGACTGAGCCTCGACGAGATAAAACTCTCAATCCATCTAGAGAGCCCGAAATTCTCGACTCCCAGCTAGCCGACCACCATCTCGTCCGGATCCCTAACAAGGCTAGTCGATAGGTCTTGGATCAATACATACCATATTGTACTCCTACTCTTCATATGTCAGTAAAGCAACATGCCATCCAACTTGACATGACTTAGAGTTATTTCTCTAAATAGGGctcgaacctatataaaaatgcTCCTGCGTTTGATTGGCATCCTCATCAGGAGAGGCGACATGTAGACAACACTCAGATATATAAGGCTCTTAATTTTTATCGACGACACATTGTAACTACcctataaatttcaaaacttacaaCCTAAATTGTAATAACAACATTCTAATTTTTCTAATACACACTATATAAGAGAACAAAGATTTAAAGTAATTGATTACCTATTTGGAAGATGAGATAGGAGAGATAAAAgcatacttttatatatactagaTGACGCGCCGCGTTTTGCTGCGGAATATATGGATGAATAATGTTAAATGTTGTAGAAATGATGGATGAATATGGGTTACATTATTGTGTAAATGATGAGGATGTTGATTTAGCACGCTAGTACGTTGATTTTtggaatataataaattttaaatacaatTACTAAGAAAAATATGTAGCGTAAATCTGAAAACTACTGTAGGATCTAAAAATGCGCATATGAGATTTATTCAAGTCACGCTGAGTTATTTTACTCCTTGATTTAAttatgagtaaaaattttaccaaGTTGACATGGACAAATCTCATACGTTTTATTTGTATGttatagttttcaaatttgcacTACATATAGGATTTACactttgcactacatattttgttCTAATTACTATGCTTGCGCGTTGAGTTTTAAATTCTTAGCGTGGGTCATGCTTGTATATTAAACTTTATGAGTACTAATTTGTTTGCGTGTAAAGTTTTAGAGCTTAGGAGATTGTAACTATGTATAGAAGGTATAGATAAGAGAGATAGCAATTACATTGGAAAAAGCAATTGAAATCATGCCGGAAAGCCTCCCCGTCCGGTGCCCgatggggaaaaaaaattgggcgcCCCATGCCACCCACGCCTCGCACGCCCCCTCCACGTGCCCCCACCACGCGTGCCCATTGCAACAGCCGTCCGAATATAATGGGAATGCCCTATTAAGGGGggtatgttttatttttttgttccaccaacaatgtttcaactagtgtactcgtgatgtttccttatgtatggatcaaatgttgcaatgGATTTTTGATACTGTTTAATAATTTCATCTTGATGGACACGTGATTTGTTGATGTACACGAGTTTTAAGTGTTACAATGACTTTAAATCGTTTGTTTGCATACGTtgaaccattttttttcatctggtGATCTAACcgtgtttactttttttttaagaattgaaacattttttcactatttgctaaaacattgttttaatatagggtgaaacaacaCCTGATTTTTTGGAAACCGTTGTTTTTTTCATCTAGTGATAGATCTGACCAtgcttacttttttttaagaattaaaacattctttcgctatttgctaaaacattgttTTAATATAGGGTGAAACAATGCCCGATTTTTTGgaaaccgttgtttcatacgttgtagcaaaatgtttcataagGTGATTTGtttgtgtttcagctttttaaaagattgaaacattttttatctatttagtgaaatattttcgatctaccTGGTGAAACAGCACccaattattgaaaaaaaaaagtcgggCATccgatttttgaaaaaaaaaaatcggccgCTCAATTTGTAGGCGCCTCCAAATCATGCCGGTGCCATATTTATAGGCAAGCTGATTCTAATTATGTATGGGTgagtcaagaaaaaaaaatagcaactgTGAGAATTAACAAAGTAGATATGTAAATTACATATGGATGTAGCTAGAGAGATTAATTGATAGAACGATATTGATCAGTTTGCATATATCGATGGATTTAATGATCATTTAAAGAGATGGAAAAACGTCTGCAATATGGTGACGATGGTGTTGAACAAGGTGATGACGGCGAATGTGGTGGCCAAGCAGAAACCGAAAATCGCCCACGGGCTGTTGAGGTAGTCCCGGCGGAATTTGGCCTTGTATTTTGGCCACTTGCGGCGGCAGAAGGCGTCGACGTCGCGGTACACCGGCGCCAGGTAGTGGTCGTCGTAGTTGATGTAGGAGCTGAGGCGGAGCTGGTTGAAGAActtggcggcctcctcctcgttggCCAGCTTGTTCTCCATCACGTCCGCCCTGTCCAGGATCACCACGTCCTCCGCCGTGTTGATCAGGTAGTCCATGAGCACCACGTAGCTGGTCAGGTgcttctccgccaccgccgcctcgccgcggcacTGCTCGAAGGCGACGAGGTTCATGTACCTGGTGCAGGTGGAGTCCTCGATGGCGACGCGAGGGATCTGGAAGACGCCGGTGTCCCTGCAGAACGTGACGTCGAGGACGTTGGTCGTCTCCGGCTTGCGCACGAACTTCACCCCGTGCAGGGTCAGCTCCTTGGCGCAGCGGATCGTCCTTGGCAGCTTGCCGCCGCAGTCAGcctgcaccggcgccggcaGGTGATCGGGTGGCGGCATCACGAAGGTGGAGTGGTACAGGTGGAGCAGGTGATCGATGGCGTCCTCGGTGGCCGTCGTCGTCACGGGCTGTCTCCCTTCCTTCTCGCTGAAGTAGGAGGTGATGATGGTCGTCAGCGACGGCTTGGGGCGCGCCGACGGCGGGCGGTTGGGGTCGTGAGAGTAGGCGTCGTAGAGCGCGAGGAGGACGAAGTAGGGGATCTGGTTCTCGAGCATGAGCAGGTCGGTGTGCAGCAGCGGGAGGTTCCAGCCGACGTCGAACACGGGATCCGTGGTGCCGCAGAACCACTGGATGAAGAGCTGGAGCACGAAGCAGCCGTCGAGGAGGAGCATCTCGACGAACGATGACGACGACTTGTGGTCGTccccgtcgtcgacgacggggCTTTCGAAGTagcacgcgcgcgctcgcgccTCGAGCTTGCGCACCCTGCCGACGCAGTCCTGCAGCaggccgtcgcggcggccgctgccgtcgtcgtcgtcgtgctggTCCTGGAGGAACCGGAGGAGGTAGAGGCGCTTCCGGTCCTCCATGGCGCGGAGGTGGCCCTTGTTCCGGTGGTACGGGCCGATGGAGACCAGCCTCGGCTCGTAGTGCTTGTTGTCCACGCTGTCGCGGACGCTAGCCGGGACACGGTAGATGGAGTAGCCGTCCAGCCTCGCCGGCCGGCTCAGCTGCTCCAGCATCTTCTCGATGTTCACACGCACCGTGtccgtcttcgtcgtcgtcgtcaatcTCCTCTGATCAGATCACCACAATGAACAGGATGGCaccaattaattagtacaacCATATCGATCGTTAGCATCAATCCATCTGCTAGCAACATTAATCAAAGCGATCCAGGGGGGGCAAAATTAATgatcaaggagaaattaaaCAACTAGCTTATTGCAAGAATTTTACCATTGTTACTTTTTCCACTGGTCGATCCACCGGCCGGCCGGTACGTACTGTCACTATCTCTCAGCTACTGCGTATTCACCAGATCGAGTGAGGACACCAAAGAAAGCAGATGGCAACATTAGCAGGCTAGCAACTAGATATAGCCGATCTTCTGCACAGCTCGCAGCTCGCCTCTTGCAGTGTACGTAGTAGCAGATTGCAAGTTAAAAGACCACACTGCTCGATCTTCCGCATACGTACTGAACAGATGATTATTTTACGGATTGTGTATTCATCTTGTTCATTTATATAAGGAGTATCTTAATTAAGAGTAACGCTGACCATTAAATTTCTCCCAAACTATACATTTAGATTTTTGAATcgctataaatttaaaatggaTATTATATAAATGTACTTGGAAGAACAAATAGTATGGCATATTACTGTTTTGTACTACTACTTTGTAGTTGTTGTTTTGGGATCACAAATTATTGATTGGTAGTTGTCTGTATCTTGAATATGGGATATCTCATACTTGTGTATTAGACTCAGTGAGATCCACCATATACTAAGATTTATACGGAATAAAACCACATATGGAAAGTGTTCTGAATAAACAAAGTGAGATAGAGTACTAGCTACTAAGACACTACAAGATCTACTCAGATCGTATCCATACCTATTTCTTTAGTTCTATTTGGACAAATAAATACTCGAGGGAATAAATATAATACCTCCCAGGAGGAGAGAGGACAATCCAAAGATAGGCCACATATGCCAACATAAGTGAAGGCAAGCCTAGACAAGTCTAATACGGAGTCATAAATGCTGACAAGAGGGATCTATAGCTATCTCCAATATCGTCTAATTCTTATTTGAGGAAGTGGATTATCACTAGCCATTGACTATATATGAGAGCTTTACGCCGTTAGCTAGGCGAAAGAGCCTATATTATGTCACCCTCAATATTGTACTCGTGAGATATTAATATATAATGATAACACCGGCTTCAACAAACAGTAGTTGGACTACCCATAAGCAAAGGggccaaacctgtataaaaattcttgtatcctttttttttattataatctcACGTATAACTTATACCAGCTAGCGATCCCTATACCTATAAATATGTTGCCAGGTACAACCCTTTGATATGAGTATATTCAAAAAGAGGTTCTTAAAACTACATACTAGCTAGCATGATCTGTTTGACTGATACCACAATATACAAATGCTTGTACAAAAAGTGGAATATCttatgcatctttttttttctttctctcttttgcCATGCCATTAACTAACTGTACATAATATAGATCAACTTTACCACCTCTTTATATCCATATGACTTACGAAATAAATACTAATTAATGAATGCAGGCTGATAATTAAACTTATAATGCCACTACTACGAAATTAGGAATGCAGGTGATCAAAATGAGTTTTCATAGGTGGGTAAATGGACAATGTTTGCAGGCGGTTCCACACCCACCtctgaaaaatgattttctcaCGCGGTAGGTGTTGGGTCCCAAAAACTAATGATTCTTTGGGCACAAAAACAATTggaaatcacaaaaaaaaaaacagccgtCATCGCCCCTATTTTCACCATGAGCTCCTTGCCAGACCCGCTCTCTGCCTTGAGACATCATCGCCACCGTCATCTAAGCTAGCACCCGAGCATCCATCCAATCCTAGATCTAGAGCTATAGGACAACCCCTTCCACCGCCATCACAGAATCTGGTGTCTCTTGCTCTACTGTTACGAGAAGTGGATGCCCCCTCACGGTTGCGGTCATGGATTTGGAGGAGCTCGTGAGCTGCTACCCCACCGGATCGGCCTCCTCCACGTAGCTGCCTTCATTCGCACAAGGCACTGTCGTTGCCACCTTTCTCTTGGAAGCTCCCGAGCACCACCGTTGTCAGATTTGTTTCCTTCGTCGCCACTACCGTCCGCTTTCTTTCCCTTCGCTTGGAGTTCTTGGATCATGATCTAGTGCACCTGTGGATGCCATCGGAGAGGAACGACAGTGCTGTTGACGATTGGGGAGAATTAAGGagaaggtggagggagaggggaaatggGAGTGGAggtgagggagaaggagaggatgaggagaggGTGCAGGAGATCGAGGAGACGGGAGTAAAGGCCCGGGCGGGCACGTGGGTGAGTGTGTTGGGTCATGGGGTCTTTTTCTTATTAGGCAAATGCTTTTTACCCgcctatgaattttttttacatgcggCCCTTCTAAGGTGTCGAaatatagttttattttcatAGATGATCCTTTTAATATGATCGtatttaaaaattgatttttacataCGGTTAATGATCCAACTTTCTGTTAGTGTGAGATTTTCTAGGCGGGTTTTATTTTATTCCGTCTGTACTGAAAAATGAGAGGTGGCTGTGAAACATGGTTTTTTACAGTGCACCTAACTCACTATGTTTGAGAAAGGTTCTACCAGCTGTAGTTTCTCACAGAATCAGAAACTTTCCCAAGCAGTCTAGCTTTCTTTTAGATCCTGAGAAGATATAGTTGTACAATGTATAAAATGAACTAAAGGTCCGTATGGTACAGCTCTAGCTCCTTcacctctcctggagctggagcccaACCAAACGGTTTTAGCTAAATCAAAAGGAGTGGAGATAGCTAGTGTGgcctcacaaaatgaactagacaGGTGGAGTTGGATTTAGACAGCTCCATAATTactgaagttaaatttagaagttggagtcCTACTAAATGAGACCTAAAAGTCAAATCTAGCTTTTATAGATTCTTAGAATCTGACTACCACCATGCTACTTCTAAGAAGTCTTAAAACTTTTCCAAACATGGCCTAGTTTGTCTTGTTTGGTTTTTATTGAATTGTTCTGTACAGGCCTAATTAAGCATGTCCTCAAACTTCTAAAAACAAATCATGCTGCACAATCCTACAGGCCGGGAATCCTTGTAGCACATGCACCTATGTGTGTTCCAGTAGTACAAATTAAGATACCAAAGATTAGGATACCATGCATATCACTGACCAGCCTTTAATGAAGTAATTAAGAGTTGGATATGCGGTAGCTAAGCTAGTCACGAATCACAATCAAACATGTACAGCCGAAGGGCTCCAAACTACTGTGGGTGCACTACCGTGTGAGCCACCACCATAAACGTTCCGGCCCTGCGCCCGGGCCTCCATTCAGGCTCAGCACTCATCTTCTCTTGTTGGCAGTCGATCGGTCTGAGAGAGAAATGCAGGGCGAACTTCATAATACCCCGCGACCAGTGGTTGgtttctgcttctgcttcttcttctagCTTCCTCCCCTCCCAGCTAGTAATAACTCATACAACTAGCTACTAGCTTTGTTTTGATCTCATTCCTcttattcatatatatgatctGATCGCAGCCTCCGCGCGATGGGTCGGTAGTACGCAGGCAGCGGCGGACGTCGACAACGGCGGGCAGCGAGGCCATGAACAGCGCGGCGGCTCGCCGACACATCTTCCTCGGAGTGGTGCTGGCGTTCTTGCTCTTCTTACTGATGTACAAAACGCTGGTCCCGAGAGCGTGGCCCTTTCGTACGGCAACTAAGACAAGTACttgactagctagctactttGTGTAGCTGTGTGTCCATCTTGATATTAGTCGCGAGGCCGATCTTCAGATCTCCCCCTTCTGTTCTGTTCCTCTTCGTCTTCTTTCCTTGTGCTTGCTTAAGTTCACTTGATCACTGGAGTATATGGCAAGAAGATCGGATGGCACCTTTGTTTCtgcctttatatatatatatatatatatatatatatatatatactccggtcaagtggttcttttttttcccgggGTGAGAGCTAGAACCAGTtattgtcacaccccaatctggcaccgccgtataacggcacctgacaggagcgtgtcgtaggaataacggcgcgaaccgcttcctacgaaaccgcgatctcggtaccagtcccaggacatagtgctggtacccacggtgacaaatatgaatcattgcaaatcgttaaaataaatagaggacttatttaccttaacttagattgcagctcagaacagcccgagaatgcaaccgacgacacggacgaggaaacaccaacaacagcagcagcagcggaaccaacggactaacacccaacaccacaggcgacggctgggaaccaggacgaaaccctaatcttcacttcacttcatcttcacttcaaggcggaggaactatatatatttatatagagcaagggtgagtactttcgtactcagcaagtcacgggaacttAGGTGTtaaatgcaagcttggaagaggggcaaggttgttttgcaaatcctttgtttgaaatcatttttgaaatcactaagtgatttctttctttttaagtttgggctgaaaagagacttgcgtctcaattcgacttaagagatgcttttcaacaactcaaatggtaatgtaccgacctcccgggtcagatcattacttatcggctcccagagccatttcacttgattaggcggctcccagagcctttttcattttctcggactcccagagtccagctgcccagcagcacaacattccgcttccactcgggaagcctagtctatgatgcctgtagacatcccgaatcacacagattcgtttctgaccactcaggtcatccatctgccacataggctgattctggttacgattcccacACCGCaataacttttcacaaagc
Proteins encoded in this window:
- the LOC127759972 gene encoding UPF0481 protein At3g47200-like encodes the protein MRRLTTTTKTDTVRVNIEKMLEQLSRPARLDGYSIYRVPASVRDSVDNKHYEPRLVSIGPYHRNKGHLRAMEDRKRLYLLRFLQDQHDDDDGSGRRDGLLQDCVGRVRKLEARARACYFESPVVDDGDDHKSSSSFVEMLLLDGCFVLQLFIQWFCGTTDPVFDVGWNLPLLHTDLLMLENQIPYFVLLALYDAYSHDPNRPPSARPKPSLTTIITSYFSEKEGRQPVTTTATEDAIDHLLHLYHSTFVMPPPDHLPAPVQADCGGKLPRTIRCAKELTLHGVKFVRKPETTNVLDVTFCRDTGVFQIPRVAIEDSTCTRYMNLVAFEQCRGEAAVAEKHLTSYVVLMDYLINTAEDVVILDRADVMENKLANEEEAAKFFNQLRLSSYINYDDHYLAPVYRDVDAFCRRKWPKYKAKFRRDYLNSPWAIFGFCLATTFAVITLFNTIVTILQTFFHLFK